A window of Acidobacteriota bacterium genomic DNA:
GAGTCGGTGCGCGCCGAAACGGGAGCCATGGTCTCGATGACCGCCGATGTCGAGGTCACGAGCGGCATCCAGGGCGGCCTGATCAAGTCCGCGCTGCGGAAGTTCCTCGGCGGAGAGTCGTTCTTCGTCAACACGTTCACCGCGAGGAGAGACGGCGCGGAGCTCACGGTCGCGCCGACTCTTCCCGGCGACATACGAGCGCTCGAGCTCCGGGGACGCGACGTCTACGTGCAGTCGGGCTCATACCTCGCCGGAGCGGCCACCGTCGACGTGGACATCAAGTGGGGCGGCGCCCGGTCCTTCTTCGCCTCCGAGGGACTGTTCCTGCTCCGTCTCTCTGGCACGGGACCGGTCTTGCTCAGCTCGTACGGCGCGATACATCGGGTCCGCCTCGATGGCCGGCGCCCTTACATCGTCGACACCGGACACGTCGTCGCCTTCGACGCTTCCCTCGAGTGGTCCGTTCGCAAGGTCGCGGGATTGTTCACGTCGCTGATCAGCGGCGAGGGGCTCGTGTGCGAGTTTCGCGGCACCGGGGAGCTCTGGCTCCAGACCCGCTCCAGCCAGGCCTTTCTCGACTGGCTCATCCCCAGGCTCCCGACCGCGAAGGCAGGCAGCGGCGGTCGCGACCTCGGAAGCTCGATCATCGGCAATCTCCTCCGCGGGGAATGACCGCGGCGGTGTTGTCGCGCATGCGCCGGTGCCCCATATTCGCAACAGGTCCGACCCCGGGAAGGGTGCATGCTGCGACGAAAGGTACCGGCGTGCCTGCTGGCGGCGCTCCTCATCGCGACCGGACCGGTCGCCGCCCGCGGGCGCGGCGACGCGCTCGTGCTCGTCGAGCTGGCGCCCGGCACGACGCGGGCGCGGCTCGAGCGGGAGCTTCGAGCGCGCAGCGCGCGGCTGGTCGCCATCCTGCCCGAAGCCGGTGTCGCCCTGGCCCGGGGGGGCGGCCGCTCGGTCTCGCGGCTCCTCCGCAGCGGGGCCGCGGTGCGGGTCCTCACCCGGGCCGCCCCTGAGACCCTCGCCGCCGCGGCTCCGGCGCCGAAGAAGCTCGCCCTCGACGCCTGGTCCTCCTTCCTCGCGGGCGACTCGGGGGGCGGGGCCGTCCCGGGCGGCCTCGAAAAGGACGCCCTGATCCCTCCCGACTGGTGGGACGTCGAACCGACGGTGGAAGCGCTGGCTCTGGCGCCTTCATCGGGGGCCTCGCGCCCGTTCGGTGCGGGATGGGAAAACACGAGCGAGTACCTGGCGGGATCGGTCTCCCTGAACCTCATCCTGATGGAGAGCGATGGCAGCGTCGACCCGTCGTCCGAGGACTGGTCGCCGTCCCAGGAGTCCCAGGTGGTGGCGGCCGCCTACGCCGCCGCGGCCGACCTGCAGCAGATGTACCCGCACGCGGGACTCAGCTTCACCATCCACGTCTTCCCCGGACGCACCGATCCGCGAGCACGGACCTCCTACGAGCCGATCTCGCGTCCCGCCGATCCGTCCGGAACCGGCGGCGAGGAGCTGTGGGTGACGGAAATCCTCGAGCGCTTCGGCTACGCGACCGGATCGCGGCTCACGCGGTCCCGGCGGTTCGCCGACGCCACGAGACTCGCCGACGGAACGGACTGGGCGGTGAACGTCTTCGTCGCCAATTCGGAGAATGACGGCGACGGGCGCTTCGGCGACGGCTACTTCGCTTACTCGTGGGTCGGCGGCCCCCACGT
This region includes:
- a CDS encoding TIGR00266 family protein; the encoded protein is MEFKVEHQPSYALGIITLSNGESVRAETGAMVSMTADVEVTSGIQGGLIKSALRKFLGGESFFVNTFTARRDGAELTVAPTLPGDIRALELRGRDVYVQSGSYLAGAATVDVDIKWGGARSFFASEGLFLLRLSGTGPVLLSSYGAIHRVRLDGRRPYIVDTGHVVAFDASLEWSVRKVAGLFTSLISGEGLVCEFRGTGELWLQTRSSQAFLDWLIPRLPTAKAGSGGRDLGSSIIGNLLRGE